DNA from Pseudomonas putida:
TGTGGCGGTTTTCTCCTGCAGGGCGGCGACGATGTCGGAACTGCGCATCACGTCGATTTCCAGCTCCACCCGTGGGTGCTGGCGATGGAAGTCGGCGAGGAAGTCGTCGAAGCGTTCGCTGACGATGCGGCTGATCATCAACAGACGCACCTTGCCTACCAGTTCGTCCGCCGGTTGCTCCAGCAAACCGCCGATCTGCGACATCTGCCCATACACCTCGCCAGCCAGCTGGAACAGCTGCTCGCCCATTTCCGTCAGCACGAAACGCGGCCCACGTCGGGCGATAAGCTGGCGGCCAAGCTGCTCTTCAAGGCGCTTGAGCGCCTGGCTCACGGCCGGCTGGGTGAGGTGCAGGCGGGCGGCGGCGCGGCTGATGGACAGTTCCTGGCCGATGACCCGGAAGGTGCGCAGCAGGTTCCAGTCGAGGCGGTCGTTGAGCAGACGGTCGGACATGGCGAGGCTCGATGATAAGCGTGGCTAATAGTACGAATAATAAATAGAAAATTGACTAATCATAGCCCTGAGCCGATAAATCGCAGGCCAAGCGCCACGAGAGCGCGACAATGACCCAGCAACTCCTGCCAGAACAACAAGCAAAGGAGCCCCCATGAAGCCCACCGCTTCCGCCCAGCCACGTCGTGCAGCTGCTGCCGCGTTCATCGGCACCATGATCGAATGGTACGACTTCTACATTTACGCCACCGCCGCCGCCCTGGTGTTCGGTGCCTTGTTCTTCCCCTCCGACGACAGCCTGTTCAGCACCATGGCCGCGTTCGGCACCTTCGCCGTGGGCTTTTTCGCCCGGCCGCTGGGTGGCATTGTCTTCGGCCACGTGGGCGACCGTATCGGCCGCAAGAAGTCGCTGGTCATCACCCTGCTGATGATGGGCATCGTCACCGTGTGTATCGGCCTGCTGCCGACTTACGCGCAGATCGGTGCCACCGCACCGGTGCTGTTGATCCTGCTGCGCATCGTCCAGGGCATCGCCGTGGGCGGCGAGTGGGGTGGGGCGGTGCTGATGGCCGGCGAGCATGCGCCCAAAGGCCGGCGCAACTTCTTCGCTTCGTTCGCCCAACTGGGCAGCCCGGCGGGCCTGATTCTGTCGCTGCTGGCCTTCGGCGCGGTGACCCGCCTGCCTGAAGACGAGCTGATGAGCTGGGGCTGGCGCGTGCCGTTCCTGGCCAGCGCGTTGCTGCTGCTGGTGGGCCTGGCGATTCGCCTGGGGGTGAACGAGTCGCCCGAGTTCATCGCCAGCCGCGAGCAGGCAGAGAAGGCCCGGCGCAAAGAGCAGGCGCCGGTTTTCGAAGTGCTGCGCACCGCCTGGCGCCCGCTGTTGTTGTGCATCGGTGCCAACACCTTGGGCATTGCCGGGGTCTATTTCACCAACACCTTCATGATCAGCTACACCACTCAACAATTGCACCTGGAGCGCTCGCTGATACTTGAGTGCCTGTTCTTCGTGGCGATCATCCAGTTCTGCGTGCAACCGCTGGCTGCCTGGCTGTCGGAGAAGATCGGTGCCACGCGCTTCCTGGCCCTGGTCGCGTTGCTGGCGATGGCCTCGCCGTACCCGATGTTCGTGCTGGTCAGCTCGGGCCAGGGGCCGTTGATCGTACTGGGCATCGCCCTGGCTGCAGCCTGCATGGCCTCTTTCTACGCGGTGATAGCTGGCTATGTCAGCGGTATGTTCGAAACCCGCGTGCGCTATACCGCCATTTCCTTGGCCTACCAGGTCTGCGGCGCCATCGCTGGCGGCCTTACCCCGCTGATCGGCACCTGGTTGGCTCACACCTTCAGCGGCCAGTGGTGGCCGATGGCCGTGTTCTACACCCTGATCGCCACCGTCTCGCTGGTCTGCGTGCTTGCCCTGGCGCGCCAGTATGCCCGTAGCCAGCGCCTGGAACTGGCCTGATCGAACTGTTTTACTCTGGAGTACCCGCACATGTTGAAAAGCAATGGCGAACGCCTGTGGGCGAGCCTGATGGCCATGGCCGAAATCGGCGCCACCGCCCGTGGCGGCAGCTGCCGCCTGGCGCTCAGCGACGAAGACAAGGCTGGCCGTGAACTGTTCAGCCACTGGTGCCGTGAAGCCGGCCTGACGCTGACGGTGGATGCCATCGGCAACCTGTTCGCCCGCCGCCCTGGCAGTGACCCGGATGCGGCGCCAGTGATGATTGGTAGCCACCTCGACACCCAGCCCGAAGGCGGTCGTTTCGATGGCGTCTATGGCGTGCTGGCCGGGCTTGAAGTGGTGCGTCGCCTCAACGATCTGAACATCCAGACCCGCAAGCCGCTGGAAATCGCTGTATGGACCAACGAAGAGGGCGCGCGCTTCACCCCGGCCATGTTCGGCTCGGCGGTGTTTACCGGCAGCCTTGCGCTGACCGAGGCGCTGGCTATCCGCGATGCTGATGGCATCAGCGTGGCTGACGAGCTGCAGCGCACTGGTTACGCCGGCCAGCGCCCGCTGGGTGGCCAGGTGGATGCGTATTTCGAGGCGCATATCGAGCAAGGCCCGATCCTTGAAGACAACGCCAAGGCCATCGGCGTGGTCAGCGGTGGTCAGGCTATCCGCTGGCTGGACGTCACTGTCGAAGGTATGGCGGCACACGCCGGCACCACGCCGATGCCGCTGCGCAAGGATGCCTTGTATGGCGCGGCGCGGATGATCCAGGCGGTTGAGCAACTGGCAGCGGACTTCGCGCCCGAAGGTTTGACCACTGTTGGCGAACTGTCCATTGCCAAGTCTTCACGCAATACCATTCCTGGCCTGCTGCAGTTCACGGTCGACTTGCGCCACCACCGCGACGAAGCCATCGAGGCGATGGAGCGCGACTTGACCTTGAAGCTGCAAGCCATTGCCAGCCAGCGTGGTCTGCAGGTGCGTATCGAGCGGCACTGGGTCAGCCCGGCCACCCCGTTCGACACCGACTGCGTGGCTGCTGTGCAGCAGGCCGTGGATGGCCTGGGCTATGCCCAGCAATCGATCGTCAGCGGTGCCGGCCACGATGCCATCCTGCTGGCCCGCTACTGCCCGACGGCCATGGTGTTCATCCCCTGTGTCGGCGGCCTGAGCCACAACGAAGCCGAAGACGTGTTGCCCAACGATGCCCGTCAGGGTGCCGATGTACTGCTGAACGCCGTGCTGGCCCGTGCGGGCCTTGTCGAATAAGGAGAAGCCTGATGCGTTGCTACTTCCACCCCGAACAACTGCTGCACCACCCGCGCAGCTACTACTCGCGCGGCGCCATGCGCACCCCGCAGGAAGTCCCCGAGCGCGCCCAGCGGCTGTTGCAGGCCGCCAAGGACCTGGGCTTCGACATCCGCCAGCCCGACGATGCCGGCCTTGAACCGTTCAGGGCTGTGCACGGTGAGGCCTATCTGGCCTTCCTCGAAGAGGCCCATGCACGCTGGAAGGAAGTGCCCGAGGACTGGGGCGACGAGGTCATGTCCAACATCTTCGTGCGTGAGCCCAACGCCTTGCGTGGCATTCTCGCCCAGGCCGGGCGCTACCTGGCGGATGGCAGCTGCCCTGTTGGCGAAAACACCTGGCGTTCGGCCTATTGGTCTGCGCAAAGCGCGGTGGCCGGGGCCAAGGCCATCCTCGACGGCGAACCGGCTGCCTATGCGCTGTGCAGGCCACCGGGGCACCATGCGCGCTTCGATTCGGCGGGTGGGTTCTGCTACATCAACAACGCGGCTGTAGCTGCCCAGGCCCTGCGCAGCCGTTATAGCCGCGTGGCAGTTCTCGATACCGACATGCACCATGGGCAGGGGATTCAGGAGATTTTCTACGATCGCCGTGATGTGCTGTATGTGTCGGTGCATGGCGACCCGACCAACTTCTATCCTGGCGTGGCTGGGTTCGCGGACGAGCGGGGTAGTGGTGAAGGGGAGGGGTACAACCTGAACTTGCCGATGGCGCATGGGGCCAGTGAGGCTGATTTCATGGGGCAGTTGGACGTTGCGCTAGCTGCAGTGAAGGACTTTGGTGCTGAGGCGCTGGTGCTGTCGCTCGGGTTCGATATCTATGAACTCGACCCGCAGAGCAAGGTGGCAGTGACGACTGAAGGGTTTGCTGCGTTGGGGGAGCGGATTCGTGCGTTGCGGTTGCCGTGTCTGATCGTGCAGGAAGGCGGGTATCACCTGGACAGCCTGGAGGTGAATGCGCAGGCGTTCTTTGCTGGTAAGGCGGACTGGCGTTAGGTGGTGAGCGCCGGCAGACCCATTGTCACTGCCGGCGCCTCTGATGAAACTCATCTTAGCCTGCAAGGCCCTAAGTTCAGAGCGCCTCACAATTCATATTTTTTTTGAGCCAGGAATTCTGGCTCTCGCCAATTCTGGCCCTTGATGTAGCCATTACCGCCATATTGTATTAAGCCTTCTTCAAGCATTTTGCTTACTAAGTTCATGAGTTGTAGGCAGTCACCAATATTTGCCCAGCTATTTCTATTGTACAAGTTGTCGAGCCGGGGATGAGAAATGCCATCTCGCCTCACAAGCCATAAAATGACGTCTGTAGGGCTTTCGTTAATTACTATTTCGCTGACGGTATTCATTGATTTTCTCGCGCAGGCTGCCGGTCGTCTGCCTCAATGGCTTCTGGTGTGTATAATAGCTCAAGTTCTGAAGTGAGTTGGTAGTCCTCCAGTGTTGCGGCATGTGTGTTATTCCATGCTTCGCCACGATCTTCAGGCCTAATTCTATCTGGGATTTCAAGCGCCCGGAAGCGCTCAAGTTCTCTTATTTCATGTGTGTAGAATCGCTTGTCAGTGTCAGTTGCTTCTAATTGACCTTGTGGTATTTTTTTTCAGCCTATCGATCATGATCTTGTTCGCATCGGAGGGTTCGAAACGACTTGTGTGTAGCTTGACTAGCTCAATGCCATCAGCTGTGATCTTAGTCTTCCTCCAATCCAGTCGTTCGATAGGTCCCCCAGCTTTATCCGGGTTGTAGGGTCGTCCACTGTAAGTCCCTTTGGTTGTCGCGCCGGGGTAGGGAGAGTTGAAGACAACGTACAGTGGCGGTAGGCCAGATTCTGGCGGGAAGCAGTAAATGCAGTCTTTGAAGTCCTCCGGTTCCAGCGCGGGTAGAGGGGAGGCTTCGATGTGCAGTGGATTGAGTGTCACGCCACGATAGGGGTAGGAAGGTATCTGCGTGCTAGGTTTAGTGGTCGAGGCGTCGCCGGGTATGTGCGCGGGTAACGTCAGCTTGATTGGAAACTTTTGCGAAGGTACGGAAATGTAGCTGTTCGTCGCCTTGTCGAAGTAGAGTGGGCGTAGAGGTACTCTGCTTTCGAGACTTGCTGTCTGCTGGTTTTGATGAGTGTATAGATGTCATTCTTCGAATAAATTCGATAGGTTGACGCCGCTACTCCATGGCCAAGGGCTTTCTCGTACAGCTGATCGGGTAGGTCCGGTATTAATAAATCGGCTGGGAGGCTCAGTGTTGTTTCATGGTAGAGATCACTGTTGCCGAGTTCGGAAGAATAAAGCAGAGCACCGATACCAACGTTGAATAGCCGGGCTGCAACAGCTCCGGCTGCCCTTTCCAGCATTTTTCGGCCTGATCGCAAAGTTGATTCTAGTTGGCGGTTGTGGTAATAGGTGCTGCCTATTGCGCCCAAGGTTGTTGATATTTGTATTGATGGTATTGTGCTAAAGGTTATGGTATTGCTTTCCGAGGTTTTGCTTTCGGTGAGTGCAAGTTTTGAGTTGAGAGTGGTTATTTCACGATGGATTATTTTTAGACTCTGACCTAACAGAATTTCAATCTGAGCGGCAGTGATGCTTCGCATAAGGGCGAAGAGGAAGCCCTGTATGACATAGAGCTCTTCTTCAAAGTAGGTGTGAGGGTCAATTAAGGTATAGAAGAGATAAGCTGGTGAAAATCCGGGGGCATACACATGTATGCCTGATAAGTCGTCAGTGGGTAGGCCCTTGTGGATGATTTTTTCTTGAGGTTTTAGCAGGAATTGCCGCTTGGCCTGCAGTATGCTTAGATTGTCAGAGTAACGAGCATCAATTGCTGAATAGTGGCTGTCCAGATAATGCTTCAGTCCAGGTGGGGCAGGGGACGAGTCGCTTCGATACTGTTTATGATGTTTTGTGCTTTAGCTTCGGCATCCCAGCTACCAGCACCGATACTGAAAAGTCATACCGGAATGGAGCTGGTGAACAAATTTTACTAATTTCTGAAGCTGTCATGGTCGTGCGGGAGGTCATTGCTCTCTCCTGATCACTAGGTTCGGGAGAGAGAAATACTCTAGAGGAAAACTGTGTTTGCTAAGATGGAATTGTTACATTGAGACCTCGGGTAGGGGCATGCAGCATCAAAAGTTTGTTTTAGCCATACCCCCACTTATAGGCAATCGATATGACAGGCGCCGAAAATTTCAAGGCGAACATCCCGGCAACACCGACGCCCCTACATCCCACCCCGCCGCACATGCTTGACGAAGACCTTCTCCAACAACTCCCACATCGCCGGATCGGTACTGAACGCTACATTGAACCGCATCCACCCGGTGGCCTTGGCATCGACCATGAACAACTGCCCAGGCCCGAGCATGATGCCTTTCTCCAGCGCGTCATCCAGCAACGCCGCGCTGTCCGGAATCGCTGGATGGCGGGTCCAGATATACATGCCTTCATCCGATTCGGTGAACAGTTCAAAGCCCAATCGATGTAGATGCCGGCCAACTTCCTGATGCGCCTCGGCCAGGCGCTGGCGCAGGCGTTTGAGGTGCTTGCGCCAGCGCCCGTCGATGATCGCCGCGTACACCACCCGCTCCATCACCTGCGAGGTGGTCAGGCCCGAGCGCATTTTCAGGTGCAGCAATTTCTGCATCAGTTCGGGGTTGGCCAGCATGTAGCCGACCCGCACGTTGGGTG
Protein-coding regions in this window:
- a CDS encoding histone deacetylase family protein; translation: MRCYFHPEQLLHHPRSYYSRGAMRTPQEVPERAQRLLQAAKDLGFDIRQPDDAGLEPFRAVHGEAYLAFLEEAHARWKEVPEDWGDEVMSNIFVREPNALRGILAQAGRYLADGSCPVGENTWRSAYWSAQSAVAGAKAILDGEPAAYALCRPPGHHARFDSAGGFCYINNAAVAAQALRSRYSRVAVLDTDMHHGQGIQEIFYDRRDVLYVSVHGDPTNFYPGVAGFADERGSGEGEGYNLNLPMAHGASEADFMGQLDVALAAVKDFGAEALVLSLGFDIYELDPQSKVAVTTEGFAALGERIRALRLPCLIVQEGGYHLDSLEVNAQAFFAGKADWR
- a CDS encoding LysR family transcriptional regulator, which gives rise to MSDRLLNDRLDWNLLRTFRVIGQELSISRAAARLHLTQPAVSQALKRLEEQLGRQLIARRGPRFVLTEMGEQLFQLAGEVYGQMSQIGGLLEQPADELVGKVRLLMISRIVSERFDDFLADFHRQHPRVELEIDVMRSSDIVAALQEKTATAGLSLNRRAQPRLEQRLFLRQRYAFFCGKHHALFGQAEGDLQRENFVSFTSDQIGGMLSPLTIFRDQQGFAGRIVASSPSLEEVRRLVIAGFGIGCLPEHVVAPDVEAGLLWKLPPQEGIADVDIHLLWNREQRFSRAEEVFIEALQQSLG
- a CDS encoding MFS transporter — translated: MKPTASAQPRRAAAAAFIGTMIEWYDFYIYATAAALVFGALFFPSDDSLFSTMAAFGTFAVGFFARPLGGIVFGHVGDRIGRKKSLVITLLMMGIVTVCIGLLPTYAQIGATAPVLLILLRIVQGIAVGGEWGGAVLMAGEHAPKGRRNFFASFAQLGSPAGLILSLLAFGAVTRLPEDELMSWGWRVPFLASALLLLVGLAIRLGVNESPEFIASREQAEKARRKEQAPVFEVLRTAWRPLLLCIGANTLGIAGVYFTNTFMISYTTQQLHLERSLILECLFFVAIIQFCVQPLAAWLSEKIGATRFLALVALLAMASPYPMFVLVSSGQGPLIVLGIALAAACMASFYAVIAGYVSGMFETRVRYTAISLAYQVCGAIAGGLTPLIGTWLAHTFSGQWWPMAVFYTLIATVSLVCVLALARQYARSQRLELA
- a CDS encoding Zn-dependent hydrolase; the protein is MLKSNGERLWASLMAMAEIGATARGGSCRLALSDEDKAGRELFSHWCREAGLTLTVDAIGNLFARRPGSDPDAAPVMIGSHLDTQPEGGRFDGVYGVLAGLEVVRRLNDLNIQTRKPLEIAVWTNEEGARFTPAMFGSAVFTGSLALTEALAIRDADGISVADELQRTGYAGQRPLGGQVDAYFEAHIEQGPILEDNAKAIGVVSGGQAIRWLDVTVEGMAAHAGTTPMPLRKDALYGAARMIQAVEQLAADFAPEGLTTVGELSIAKSSRNTIPGLLQFTVDLRHHRDEAIEAMERDLTLKLQAIASQRGLQVRIERHWVSPATPFDTDCVAAVQQAVDGLGYAQQSIVSGAGHDAILLARYCPTAMVFIPCVGGLSHNEAEDVLPNDARQGADVLLNAVLARAGLVE